In Lewinellaceae bacterium, a single window of DNA contains:
- a CDS encoding AraC family transcriptional regulator, with product MIQQINIPPACPLRPYIKAYQWMGTPAVFDDWVEERILPVPVSGLCFQFGRRLPLLVSHGRREKEVLPASYVLPPNTKPFTIHYLGGVQMLGAVFHPAAFFELFGWSQNEFTDRTVPLEDTDGRQELLVLQEKLEEAEVPEKMAKLLDAYFLQKLKGKREGNPAIKQAMGALAREGGAVQFQTLLKESGVGSRHLRRLFNQYLGMPPRDFLRIYRFYRAYWALLGGRYSSLTTLALDAGYYDQAHFIHDFHHFTGLSPQQLLEREFKIQDKVAWKNGGM from the coding sequence ATGATCCAGCAAATAAACATACCGCCGGCCTGCCCGCTGCGGCCGTACATCAAGGCCTATCAGTGGATGGGCACGCCGGCCGTCTTTGACGATTGGGTAGAAGAGCGCATCCTGCCCGTTCCCGTTTCCGGCCTCTGTTTTCAGTTCGGCCGCCGGCTGCCCTTGCTGGTTTCTCACGGAAGGAGAGAAAAGGAGGTTTTGCCCGCCAGTTATGTCCTTCCCCCAAACACCAAACCCTTTACCATCCACTACCTGGGCGGCGTGCAAATGCTGGGCGCCGTCTTCCACCCCGCCGCCTTTTTCGAGCTCTTCGGTTGGTCCCAGAATGAGTTCACCGACCGCACAGTGCCCCTGGAGGATACCGATGGGCGTCAGGAACTGCTCGTTCTCCAGGAAAAGCTGGAGGAAGCCGAAGTGCCGGAAAAGATGGCTAAATTGCTGGACGCTTACTTCCTGCAGAAGCTGAAAGGCAAGCGGGAGGGCAACCCGGCTATAAAGCAGGCTATGGGTGCTCTGGCCCGGGAAGGCGGAGCAGTTCAATTCCAAACATTATTGAAGGAGAGTGGCGTGGGTTCGCGGCACCTGCGCCGCCTGTTCAACCAGTACCTGGGCATGCCGCCGCGCGACTTCCTGCGTATCTACCGCTTTTACCGCGCCTATTGGGCGCTGTTGGGCGGCCGCTACAGCAGCCTGACCACATTGGCCCTGGACGCCGGTTATTACGATCAGGCCCACTTTATCCACGATTTTCATCACTTCACCGGCCTGTCCCCCCAGCAATTGCTGGAGCGGGAATTCAAAATCCAGGATAAGGTTGCCTGGAAGAATGGGGGAATGTGA
- a CDS encoding IS1182 family transposase codes for MRKFITPDRNKEHLMPASIDEWLPQKHLARFVVEITEQLDLSAIYKEYKPSGPPPYDPRMLLGLLFYGYATGVYSSRKIEEATYDSVAFRFISGNLHPDHDTLADFRKRFLEQIGGCFVQILLIAQSLGFVKVGQVNIDGTKIQANASKHSAMSYEHMERLEQQFKEEVERLMERAKQVDMQEGQELDIPAEIQRREDRIEKIQAAKKVIEQRAKERFEREQAEYEAKMKAREEKEKQSGKKTKGKKPTAPEEGPTAKDQYNFTDPESRIMKTSDGFDQCYNAQAAVSGQMLIVGALANAHCVDTQELLPVLDVIPAILGNVDRLAADNGYFSQGNVQGCQQREVDAYIAVGKQAHNQWLDQQLAKQDLEPPGEHATPSMQMSHKLKTEIGRAIYRLRKMTVEPVFGIIKEIMGFRRFSFRGEVAINGEWLLVCSAFNLKRLFVLINA; via the coding sequence ATGCGTAAGTTTATTACCCCTGACCGGAACAAGGAGCATTTGATGCCCGCCTCGATAGACGAATGGCTTCCGCAAAAGCATTTGGCGCGGTTTGTGGTTGAGATAACGGAGCAGCTGGACTTATCGGCTATCTACAAGGAGTACAAGCCGTCTGGCCCGCCGCCCTATGACCCCCGGATGCTATTAGGCTTGCTGTTCTATGGTTATGCCACCGGGGTGTACAGCTCGCGGAAAATAGAAGAAGCCACCTACGACTCGGTGGCGTTTCGGTTCATTTCGGGCAACCTGCACCCGGATCACGACACACTGGCGGATTTTCGCAAGCGTTTCCTGGAACAAATAGGCGGCTGCTTTGTGCAGATCCTGTTGATCGCCCAGTCGCTGGGCTTTGTGAAGGTAGGGCAGGTAAACATAGACGGGACGAAGATCCAGGCCAATGCTTCCAAGCATAGCGCGATGAGTTATGAACACATGGAGCGCCTGGAGCAACAATTTAAAGAAGAAGTAGAGCGCTTGATGGAGAGGGCCAAACAGGTGGATATGCAGGAGGGCCAGGAATTGGACATACCGGCCGAGATACAGCGGCGGGAGGATCGCATAGAAAAGATCCAGGCGGCCAAGAAGGTAATTGAACAGCGGGCTAAGGAGCGTTTTGAGCGGGAACAGGCCGAATACGAAGCCAAGATGAAGGCCCGCGAGGAAAAAGAAAAGCAAAGCGGGAAGAAAACCAAAGGGAAAAAACCTACGGCGCCGGAAGAGGGGCCTACGGCTAAGGATCAATACAACTTTACTGACCCTGAATCCAGGATCATGAAAACCAGCGATGGTTTCGATCAATGTTATAATGCTCAAGCGGCTGTAAGCGGACAAATGCTTATTGTTGGCGCTTTGGCCAATGCTCATTGTGTAGATACCCAAGAATTGCTTCCCGTCTTGGATGTTATCCCGGCGATATTAGGGAATGTGGACAGGTTAGCAGCCGATAACGGCTATTTTAGCCAAGGCAATGTACAAGGCTGCCAGCAGCGAGAAGTTGATGCCTATATAGCGGTAGGCAAGCAAGCTCATAACCAATGGCTGGATCAACAATTGGCCAAACAAGATCTGGAGCCGCCCGGCGAGCATGCTACCCCTTCAATGCAAATGAGCCATAAGCTTAAAACAGAAATAGGGCGTGCCATTTACCGCTTGCGCAAAATGACGGTAGAGCCCGTATTCGGGATTATCAAGGAAATCATGGGCTTCCGCCGGTTTTCTTTCAGGGGCGAAGTAGCTATTAATGGCGAATGGCTCCTTGTTTGTAGCGCTTTCAACCTCAAAAGGCTTTTTGTATTGATAAACGCATAA
- a CDS encoding FG-GAP repeat protein yields MENWGLYQVLVLDVNGDRFKDLVWVNPGSNTSIYVALSKE; encoded by the coding sequence ATGGAAAACTGGGGCTTATATCAAGTATTGGTGTTGGATGTGAACGGCGACCGGTTTAAAGACCTTGTTTGGGTCAATCCCGGCAGCAATACCTCCATTTATGTAGCCCTGAGCAAAGAATGA
- a CDS encoding helix-turn-helix transcriptional regulator, translating into MPDFIYNGKVYYNPVEFAMGRVGGTWKMPILWRLKDKVYRYSELKRAIKHISDKMLTTQLRELEQDGFVHREVYAVVPPKTEYSITEKGKLAIPIVEALRNFGIALMEIEGVDVEHYK; encoded by the coding sequence ATGCCTGATTTCATTTACAACGGAAAAGTATACTACAATCCCGTAGAATTCGCCATGGGCCGGGTAGGCGGCACCTGGAAGATGCCCATCCTGTGGCGCCTGAAGGACAAGGTGTACCGCTACAGCGAACTAAAGCGGGCTATAAAGCACATCTCCGACAAAATGCTGACCACCCAGCTTCGGGAACTGGAACAGGACGGCTTCGTGCACCGGGAGGTGTACGCGGTGGTGCCGCCCAAAACAGAATACAGCATTACCGAAAAGGGCAAACTGGCCATCCCCATCGTGGAGGCGCTGCGAAATTTCGGGATAGCATTGATGGAGATCGAAGGGGTGGATGTGGAGCATTATAAGTGA